From Prevotella sp. oral taxon 299 str. F0039:
ACCACCATACAATAGCATTGCTTTTAGATTGCAAAAGCATAACTTTTAGTTTGTAATAACATTGAGTTTGCATTCCAAAAGTTATGTAATTGCAAGCAAAGATAAATAAGGAACATTCTCAATAATAATGAAAATCATTTGCACCACTATATTATTTGCTTTCAAATGAAAACAAAATCTACAAAAGGAAATGACAATTTTGGGGTATAATATACAAGAAAAAGAGGGCAAAAACACTGCCCTCTTCTCTTATTTCTTTTGCCAAATAAGCTTGCTTGCATTCAAAACAGCTAATAAAGTAACGCCTGTATCGGCAAAAACAGCCATCCAAATATTAGCAAACCCAAATATGCCGAGCAACATCACCACCACTTTAATGCCAATAGAAAGATACACATTCTGCCAAACAACGCTCTTAATGCGTTTGGTTAGCGCAATGGCAGTGGCTAAAAGCATTGGTTTATCGGTTTGAAGAACCACATCTGCCGTTTCGATAGCAACGTCGCTACCCATCGCTCCCATCGCAACTCCCACGTCACTAACAGCCAATACGGGTGCATCGTTAATGCCATCGCCCACAAAAGCCACTTTATTAGCAGTACTTTTAAGGCTTTCTAAGTGGCTCACTTTACCCTCAGGAAGAAGGTTTCCGTGTGCTTCTTCAATGCCAATGCTCTGCGCTATACTTTCCACAAGAGCCTGTTTGTCGCCCGAAAGCACCACTGTTTTATGCACTCCAACAGCATTTAACGCCTCAACAAGCTGTTCTGTGTCGTCTTTTAGCTCGTCTTCTAACACGATATGACCCACATATTCGTTGTTATAAGCACACACAACCAGCGTGGAAGCTAAGGAAGTGAGATGTGAGGGTACGGCTATTGCATGCTTTTCAAGTAGCTTTGTGGTTCCAACCAACCATTTTTCGCCTGCAATAAGGGCCTCAATTCCATAGCCTGCACGTTCTGTTAAGGTGTCAATCTCTACTTTATGATCGCCTATTTCTACCCCTTTCGTCACTGCTTTTGCCAATGGATGGGTGCTATTTTGCTCGATGATAGCCACCGTTTTTAGATGATTATGATTATCGAAGCAACACTCTTTTACTTTAAAAGAGCCTGTTGTGAGCGTTCCTGTCTTATCAAATACCACCGTATCGACCTCTGATAGGGCATCAATAAAATTACTTCCCTTAAACAATATACCTCGCTTTGCAGCCGAACCGATACCTGCAAAATAGGTTAAAGGTACGCTAATGACCAGTGCGCAGGGACAAGATATCACCAAAAAGATGAGCGCACGATGGAGCCATGTGCTGAATTCGTAGTTGAATTGGGGTGAGATGAGCGAATAAACAAAGGGCAATAGCACTGTGAGGAGAGTCAAAATGAGTACTATTGGGGTGTATTTATTGGCAAAACGACGTATAAACACATCGGTAGGAGCCTTGCGTTCGGCAGCCTCTTCCACCATATTCATAATACGAGCAATGGCAGATTGATCGGCTTTTCGAGTGACCTTTACTTGTAACTTGGCGTTGGTGGCAATCGAACCTGCAAACACTTCTTTTCCACTTTGCACCAAAACAGGAACCGACTCGCCTGTTATAGCAGCCATGTTCAATGTTGCTTCCTTGGTAATCAAACAACCATCGAGTGCCAATTGCTCTCCTGGTAGCACCTCAACAACATCTCCTATCTCTACATTCTCGGGCTTTTCGCTCACCCATTCGTCGTTCTTCAACACCCGCACAGCATGTGTTTGCAATGTAAGCATAGCCTTAATGTGGTCTCTTGCCTTGTCAACTGCTTTGTCTTGCAATTCTTCTCCAATGCAATAGAGCAACATCACGGCCACAGCTTCGGGCAATTCACCAATGGCAAAGGCTCCTATTGCAGCCACAGACATCAGCACTTGATCGCCCATCCACTCACGATGCCACAGCGAATGCAATCCCATTTGAACCACATCTTTGCCTACTGGAATGAAAGCCACAATGTACCAAAGATAACGAACGTATGTGTTTGCAAACCAAGAAACGTGGGTTGCGTCGAGAACAAGGCCTAAAATGAGGAGAAAAGTAGACAAAATGATGCCTAAGGGCGATTGTTCTGATTCTTCATATGTATGTTCCATAACGATAAAATTTAATAAATTAAAGTGTTTTTTGTTATATAAGATAGAGTATTGACTCGTTTCCTTGATTGCAAAGAAGGTCAATAATACTCATTTTTTCTAAGAATCCGTGTCGCTGTTGATACACTTGATAATAGGGTTTTGATGTAAAATCGAGATCAACAGGGGCGTTTTTGGGTCGAATAAGCTCTCTAAAGTCATTTTCATCGCATGGCTCTACAAAGCTTGTTGTGGGCTGAATGTTGGGCGAAATCTGTAGAAGTTCACACATTTTTG
This genomic window contains:
- a CDS encoding heavy metal translocating P-type ATPase, which gives rise to MEHTYEESEQSPLGIILSTFLLILGLVLDATHVSWFANTYVRYLWYIVAFIPVGKDVVQMGLHSLWHREWMGDQVLMSVAAIGAFAIGELPEAVAVMLLYCIGEELQDKAVDKARDHIKAMLTLQTHAVRVLKNDEWVSEKPENVEIGDVVEVLPGEQLALDGCLITKEATLNMAAITGESVPVLVQSGKEVFAGSIATNAKLQVKVTRKADQSAIARIMNMVEEAAERKAPTDVFIRRFANKYTPIVLILTLLTVLLPFVYSLISPQFNYEFSTWLHRALIFLVISCPCALVISVPLTYFAGIGSAAKRGILFKGSNFIDALSEVDTVVFDKTGTLTTGSFKVKECCFDNHNHLKTVAIIEQNSTHPLAKAVTKGVEIGDHKVEIDTLTERAGYGIEALIAGEKWLVGTTKLLEKHAIAVPSHLTSLASTLVVCAYNNEYVGHIVLEDELKDDTEQLVEALNAVGVHKTVVLSGDKQALVESIAQSIGIEEAHGNLLPEGKVSHLESLKSTANKVAFVGDGINDAPVLAVSDVGVAMGAMGSDVAIETADVVLQTDKPMLLATAIALTKRIKSVVWQNVYLSIGIKVVVMLLGIFGFANIWMAVFADTGVTLLAVLNASKLIWQKK